The following are encoded in a window of Rubellicoccus peritrichatus genomic DNA:
- the dinB gene encoding DNA polymerase IV, with amino-acid sequence MRKIIHIDMDCFYAAIEIRERPELADKPVAVGGQSRRGVLTTCNYVAREFGVRSAMPVFKALQLCPRLVCLPIRFDLYRRESARIREIFSRYSKLVEPLSLDEAYLDLSDSPEPASELAKRIRADIKRETGLTASAGISSNKLVAKIASDWNKPDGQKVVRPERIEAFMRDLPVRRLWGVGPKASARFAAIGIKTCGDLQKLEVDEIRRHFGNFGLELYQLCRGIDDRPVSPDRQRKSMSNEHTFSENITSPEACEWPLKRQVEELLEDLASKQSNRVIHKAFIKLKFDDFSKTTMETICERPTYEVYRTLLESAWKRGTGKVRLIGAGVRFRDEVAWEQMELDWED; translated from the coding sequence GTGAGAAAGATCATCCACATTGATATGGACTGCTTCTATGCCGCGATTGAGATTCGTGAGCGTCCAGAGCTGGCGGACAAACCGGTGGCGGTTGGTGGTCAGAGTCGCAGAGGTGTTCTCACAACCTGCAATTATGTCGCACGGGAGTTTGGAGTGCGTTCGGCGATGCCTGTTTTTAAAGCACTCCAGCTATGTCCGCGCCTGGTTTGCCTTCCGATTCGATTTGATCTTTACCGTCGCGAGTCTGCCCGCATTCGGGAAATCTTTTCACGATATAGTAAGTTGGTTGAGCCATTGTCGCTTGATGAAGCTTACTTGGATCTTTCGGATTCGCCCGAGCCGGCGAGTGAATTGGCCAAACGCATTCGTGCTGATATTAAACGTGAAACCGGCTTGACCGCGTCGGCTGGCATTTCTTCCAACAAGCTCGTTGCAAAAATCGCCAGTGATTGGAACAAGCCGGATGGACAGAAGGTGGTTCGCCCTGAGCGGATCGAGGCTTTTATGAGAGACTTGCCTGTGCGTCGCCTGTGGGGCGTTGGTCCGAAGGCGAGTGCGCGTTTTGCTGCGATTGGTATAAAGACGTGTGGTGATTTGCAAAAGCTGGAAGTGGATGAAATCAGGAGGCATTTTGGGAATTTTGGTTTGGAGTTGTATCAGCTTTGTCGTGGCATTGATGATCGCCCGGTTTCTCCTGATCGGCAGCGGAAATCTATGAGCAATGAGCACACTTTCAGTGAAAATATCACGTCACCTGAAGCCTGCGAATGGCCGCTTAAGCGTCAGGTTGAAGAGTTGCTGGAGGACCTGGCGTCGAAACAATCGAACCGGGTAATCCATAAGGCTTTTATTAAATTGAAATTTGATGACTTTTCCAAAACGACAATGGAAACCATTTGTGAGAGGCCGACTTATGAAGTCTACCGTACCCTTCTCGAGTCAGCCTGGAAGCGCGGCACTGGTAAAGTGCGGCTGATTGGCGCGGGTGTTCGTTTTCGTGATGAGGTGGCCTGGGAGCAGATGGAGCTGGATTGGGAGGACTAA
- a CDS encoding SGNH/GDSL hydrolase family protein encodes MSIVTEGVEFFNTTVLEDRKESAGRLLPRVPSVVRHAMSPHGRLVGMTSVGAEIRFVSEAPTFNLYLSTTGPHAQVTVYRGEYEHSNHPIEAGKVQVIELGTPPNLAMVAKERLDGAYDSSVWRIFVDRGVIYFHGLDTFGCPTRPPEASELPKVKWLAYGSSITNAWGRGYPHQAARELGVQVMNKGFSGSCHIEPQLVDYLASLDWDFATCELGVNMRGSFEPNEFKKRATYLLDKFRSARPGKPVGLITVYPNANHFLVDKEDDIEASRQAAFSDTLRALAAERAGDGVFLIEGDSIMDRFACLGTDLLHPSDYGHIRMGMNLAGILREKLSTFSK; translated from the coding sequence ATGAGTATAGTGACAGAAGGAGTTGAGTTTTTTAATACAACAGTTCTTGAGGATCGCAAGGAGTCGGCGGGGCGGCTATTGCCACGTGTGCCATCCGTGGTTCGCCATGCAATGAGCCCGCATGGGCGTCTTGTTGGCATGACAAGCGTTGGTGCAGAGATTCGCTTTGTGAGTGAGGCTCCAACCTTTAACCTCTATCTTTCAACTACTGGCCCGCATGCTCAAGTGACGGTCTATCGCGGAGAGTATGAGCACTCGAATCATCCAATTGAGGCTGGGAAGGTTCAAGTCATTGAGTTGGGAACACCTCCGAATCTTGCGATGGTTGCAAAAGAGCGTCTGGATGGCGCCTATGATTCATCAGTATGGCGTATTTTTGTTGATCGTGGTGTGATATACTTTCACGGGTTGGATACCTTTGGTTGCCCGACTCGCCCTCCGGAGGCATCTGAACTCCCCAAGGTCAAGTGGCTGGCCTATGGTTCTTCGATTACCAATGCATGGGGCCGGGGCTATCCGCATCAGGCGGCGCGTGAACTCGGGGTTCAGGTGATGAACAAGGGTTTTAGCGGTTCCTGCCACATTGAGCCTCAGTTGGTCGATTACCTTGCTTCACTTGACTGGGACTTTGCGACATGTGAGCTGGGTGTGAATATGCGTGGTAGCTTCGAGCCGAATGAATTCAAAAAGCGTGCTACTTACTTGTTGGACAAATTTCGTTCTGCCAGGCCGGGCAAGCCGGTTGGGCTGATCACGGTTTACCCCAACGCCAATCATTTCCTTGTTGATAAGGAGGATGATATTGAAGCTTCTCGTCAGGCTGCTTTCAGTGATACTCTACGTGCATTGGCGGCCGAGAGGGCGGGGGATGGTGTTTTCCTGATCGAAGGGGACTCCATAATGGATCGCTTCGCGTGTCTGGGCACTGATTTGCTTCATCCTTCCGATTATGGACACATTCGTATGGGGATGAATCTGGCTGGGATTTTACGCGAAAAGCTGTCCACCTTTTCGAAATGA
- a CDS encoding DUF5990 family protein, with protein MSEYLKIIIHGHNLPGIRFEDLHDHDVKEPVYVGIRKNKKTIEPHPADLKEVQFEAEVKVGKSKDGSPNFLGPYVEGKVGERFLCLSWFIGADTLNAQRFRGTKIMLDHLTWDTIAFAMKNDEPIIVEIDLTASDGGPLCARARETHVKWLLK; from the coding sequence ATGAGTGAATATCTAAAAATCATTATTCACGGTCACAATCTGCCAGGTATCCGCTTCGAGGATCTGCATGATCATGACGTCAAGGAGCCCGTCTACGTCGGTATCCGGAAGAATAAGAAAACGATTGAGCCCCATCCGGCTGACCTGAAAGAAGTGCAGTTCGAAGCCGAAGTGAAAGTCGGCAAGTCCAAGGATGGCAGTCCAAATTTCCTTGGTCCATATGTCGAAGGCAAAGTGGGTGAGCGTTTCCTCTGCCTCAGCTGGTTCATCGGTGCGGACACATTGAACGCCCAGCGGTTTCGCGGCACGAAAATCATGCTCGATCATTTAACCTGGGACACAATCGCCTTCGCGATGAAAAACGATGAACCAATCATCGTTGAAATTGACCTGACTGCATCCGACGGTGGCCCACTCTGCGCCCGTGCCAGGGAAACGCATGTGAAGTGGCTATTGAAATGA
- a CDS encoding alginate lyase family protein: MSNHIATAQPFEHPGGLHSRSQIETSRAEIAEGSQPWAAAYELLIEEVEQGLEKSPEPVEDFSVPGRYIDKEGHIEAMGRLSNDGWLAYSNAVAYQLTTGEERDAYANKAVEVIDAWATTNKKTSNYDGELAMADAGVSLVFAAELIRDYEGWSKAQRKAFKDWLINVYLAACTKIAESKNNWGDWGTLGSAAAHYYLDDGQGLDADIERVRQRINASIEANGEMPHETQRDSRGIWYTYFALTPMTATSQIAANARGVDLFNYKGEDGAGIEDALDYLIQYCRKPEDWPHYTEGPQSIPPDPGKYPGNLYEAMFAIYGNEAYGDWVKDARPIMVYGHHYAWNFPTLLQPTPPPKESQK, translated from the coding sequence ATGTCGAACCACATTGCCACAGCCCAGCCTTTCGAGCACCCTGGCGGTCTTCATTCACGAAGCCAGATAGAGACTTCTCGGGCAGAGATAGCTGAAGGCTCCCAGCCTTGGGCGGCTGCTTACGAGTTGCTCATTGAGGAGGTCGAGCAAGGCCTTGAAAAATCACCAGAGCCGGTCGAAGACTTTAGCGTACCTGGCCGTTATATCGATAAAGAGGGACATATTGAAGCAATGGGACGGCTGAGCAATGATGGATGGCTCGCCTACTCCAATGCAGTGGCGTATCAGCTGACGACGGGTGAAGAGAGAGACGCATACGCGAATAAAGCGGTCGAGGTGATTGATGCCTGGGCGACCACTAACAAAAAAACAAGCAACTATGACGGAGAGCTGGCGATGGCCGATGCTGGCGTTAGTCTGGTCTTTGCCGCCGAGTTAATAAGAGACTACGAAGGCTGGAGCAAAGCACAACGGAAAGCGTTCAAGGATTGGCTTATCAATGTCTATCTGGCGGCTTGCACAAAAATAGCTGAAAGCAAAAATAACTGGGGCGACTGGGGCACGCTCGGGAGCGCTGCAGCCCATTACTACCTCGATGATGGACAAGGTTTGGACGCCGACATCGAACGTGTTCGCCAGAGGATTAATGCCTCGATTGAAGCCAATGGTGAAATGCCACATGAAACCCAAAGAGACAGCCGTGGTATATGGTACACTTATTTCGCACTCACGCCCATGACAGCCACCTCACAGATTGCAGCAAATGCTCGCGGAGTTGATCTTTTCAATTACAAAGGTGAAGATGGTGCCGGAATAGAAGATGCACTTGATTATTTAATACAGTACTGCCGCAAACCCGAAGATTGGCCTCACTACACAGAGGGTCCCCAATCCATCCCCCCCGATCCAGGAAAGTACCCCGGCAATCTTTATGAGGCGATGTTTGCCATATATGGCAACGAGGCGTACGGCGACTGGGTCAAGGATGCCCGTCCGATAATGGTATACGGACACCATTACGCTTGGAATTTTCCAACATTGTTGCAACCGACTCCTCCCCCCAAGGAATCACAAAAGTGA
- a CDS encoding GNAT family N-acetyltransferase — MEIETERLILRPFREEDLDDEFSILGDPDTMSFYPRAYTREEVAEIIAKNIRTFEASGYGLFAVTDKHSGEYVGDCGITIQSIDGEEEFEVGYRIRKEHWGRGLAPEAARAMVEYGFKKLGLKKLCSYMPKNHHQSKRTAEKAGMTLQKEYRNPRNRDILTTVYAIHNKDEQVAIKSVAE, encoded by the coding sequence ATGGAAATTGAAACCGAAAGACTGATTCTGCGTCCATTTCGCGAGGAGGATCTCGACGATGAATTCAGCATCCTGGGTGATCCTGACACGATGTCCTTTTACCCGAGAGCATACACCAGGGAAGAGGTCGCCGAAATCATTGCAAAGAACATCCGGACATTCGAAGCCTCAGGCTATGGTCTGTTCGCGGTGACAGATAAGCACTCCGGCGAATATGTCGGGGACTGCGGAATAACAATCCAGAGCATCGATGGAGAGGAGGAGTTCGAGGTGGGATACAGAATCCGCAAAGAACATTGGGGCCGGGGCCTGGCGCCAGAGGCAGCGCGCGCGATGGTAGAGTATGGTTTCAAAAAACTAGGACTGAAGAAACTCTGCAGCTACATGCCGAAGAATCACCATCAATCCAAAAGGACGGCGGAGAAAGCGGGCATGACTCTCCAGAAAGAATACCGAAATCCAAGAAACCGGGATATTTTAACGACAGTCTATGCAATACATAACAAGGACGAACAAGTAGCGATAAAAAGTGTCGCCGAGTAG
- a CDS encoding DUF6958 family protein produces the protein MSKPAKTEIENINTPGRTSRVDSVKYDAMRKLILSITPTTAPGLTAKEMVEKMKPLAPQALWPNGEKIGWWQKTVQLDLEAKKLIVRDSDSKPLRWYATR, from the coding sequence ATGAGCAAGCCAGCTAAAACGGAAATAGAAAACATAAACACTCCGGGAAGAACCTCCCGGGTCGATAGCGTTAAATACGATGCCATGAGAAAACTGATTTTATCAATCACTCCGACTACGGCACCAGGGCTAACCGCAAAAGAGATGGTCGAAAAAATGAAGCCACTGGCTCCGCAAGCATTATGGCCAAATGGTGAAAAGATTGGATGGTGGCAAAAAACGGTTCAACTGGACCTCGAAGCAAAGAAACTAATTGTCCGCGATTCAGACTCAAAGCCACTTCGATGGTATGCGACTCGGTAA
- a CDS encoding VOC family protein, producing MESRINIITLGVRDLSRSIRFYRDGLGFESKAKEGDDIAFFGLNGTALALYPLDKLAEDIGPEIQPQTSGFCGITIAHNVQSKEKVSEVLSLAEKSGGIIVKQAQDVFWGGHSGYFSDPDGYYWEVAWAPNAIFDEKGNIEF from the coding sequence ATGGAATCCAGAATCAATATTATAACTCTTGGCGTCCGAGACTTGAGCCGGTCAATACGGTTTTATCGCGATGGCCTTGGCTTTGAAAGCAAAGCTAAAGAAGGAGACGATATCGCCTTCTTCGGCCTGAACGGAACCGCTCTGGCGCTCTACCCGCTGGATAAATTAGCGGAGGACATCGGACCGGAGATTCAGCCTCAGACTTCAGGCTTTTGCGGAATCACTATAGCTCACAACGTTCAAAGCAAAGAAAAGGTTTCAGAAGTGCTAAGCCTGGCAGAAAAGTCTGGAGGCATAATTGTGAAGCAAGCACAAGATGTATTCTGGGGCGGGCATAGCGGCTACTTCTCTGATCCAGACGGTTATTATTGGGAAGTCGCCTGGGCACCCAATGCGATATTCGACGAAAAAGGAAACATTGAATTTTAA
- a CDS encoding serine protease yields the protein MYLSENAKIRELQKSQAEELIPDPDQRKALVKILNSKVDVVYAPRDGEKEISNSNQNPIGRVAAISSDGYYLTAYHVVDESPFYIEVYEEDPRYTKLVQAAIREKGYLILNQEEQKQFDNKYTYLEGRIVWFDPKNDLSIVKFDRSRTDFFKDIVDAPDDGALLISSSAGGLTWTRSGQSFEDRVGNGDYFAVGKLISIQRRENGRNLLKTNMIARSGMSGGPVATIDGHFCGIITRVHFDYKGEYESCTVNVMSAEEILNIVRQDRESEEGSGGNS from the coding sequence TTGTATCTATCGGAAAACGCCAAGATTAGAGAGCTTCAAAAGTCCCAGGCCGAAGAACTCATACCTGATCCCGACCAAAGGAAAGCATTAGTCAAAATACTAAATTCCAAGGTAGATGTGGTTTATGCCCCTCGCGATGGGGAAAAAGAAATATCTAATAGTAATCAAAATCCTATTGGTCGAGTCGCTGCTATTTCTTCGGACGGGTATTACCTTACGGCGTACCATGTTGTGGATGAATCGCCTTTTTACATAGAAGTATACGAAGAAGACCCTCGATACACAAAGTTAGTTCAGGCTGCAATCAGAGAGAAGGGTTATTTGATTCTTAACCAAGAAGAGCAAAAGCAGTTCGACAATAAGTATACGTATTTGGAAGGAAGGATCGTTTGGTTTGATCCGAAGAATGATCTCTCTATTGTGAAATTTGATCGCTCAAGAACTGACTTTTTCAAGGATATTGTCGATGCACCCGACGACGGAGCATTACTTATTAGCAGCTCAGCTGGTGGCCTTACATGGACAAGGAGCGGACAGAGTTTTGAAGATCGTGTGGGCAATGGAGATTATTTTGCCGTAGGGAAGCTCATTTCTATTCAGAGAAGAGAGAATGGGCGAAACTTACTCAAGACGAACATGATTGCCAGATCTGGAATGAGTGGCGGTCCGGTAGCAACTATTGATGGCCATTTCTGTGGCATTATCACACGTGTTCATTTTGATTATAAAGGAGAATATGAATCCTGTACTGTAAATGTAATGAGTGCAGAAGAAATTTTAAACATAGTGCGTCAAGACCGAGAAAGTGAAGAAGGCAGTGGTGGCAACAGCTAA
- a CDS encoding TfoX/Sxy family protein encodes MNRPRRVSELRNIGTLIASRLHEIGVDTEEDLRSMGAVEAHRRIKDNYPDKTLSVCYYLYSFEAALRDIHWDDLSNLEKEALKKKASE; translated from the coding sequence ATGAATCGGCCACGGAGGGTTTCTGAGTTGAGAAACATTGGGACATTGATCGCAAGCCGCCTTCATGAAATTGGCGTCGATACTGAAGAAGATTTAAGAAGCATGGGCGCCGTCGAAGCTCACCGAAGGATCAAGGATAACTATCCAGACAAGACGCTTTCAGTCTGCTACTACCTGTATTCATTTGAAGCAGCACTACGCGACATTCATTGGGATGACCTTTCCAACTTGGAAAAAGAAGCCTTGAAAAAGAAAGCAAGCGAATGA